In Bacillota bacterium, the following proteins share a genomic window:
- a CDS encoding ATP-binding protein encodes MTVLPLRESGVNYKRLIQDLAEMYPYDVAEVVVVELIANSLDAGATTISVDFDPTTRVLVVADDGAGMTAEQFDRYHDFAAGLKDRGSGIGFAGLGAKISFNVADRVITETRSSSFSGASDWHFAAGGRLVWEEVEPTRLVGQGTRVEVHFRGDDSIPYGGRDDLVRLVRRHYLPLHDSDFLRLYDLLGKYSAELRFCVDGRTVEPTDLAVDLELSHVKRFLLETGGKAYGYGMFGLAASDYPVDPDMCGVFICTHGKVVKAELFNQLPGDLGPRIFGLVEIPELIHFLTTSKTDFNRKSNPRRFELVYGPVRDAFKGWLREIGIRPPELIDAEEARRLQRELAKVLEEVPELQEFLGFRSKRPVLQAGGEIACARDQEGVQTTFRVEGDGGGTAEGPQDLGSEPGQPLVPSNQGAERAKPISRVARAGPKVGFVEAPERIELGWVEGNSVIINTGHPSYAKVRSNPVARITHSLFAIATAVQRFLGSGVDPPDLLFVDRLMNAWGRK; translated from the coding sequence GTGACCGTTTTGCCACTACGAGAAAGCGGGGTCAATTATAAGCGTCTCATCCAGGATCTGGCGGAGATGTACCCCTACGACGTTGCAGAAGTGGTAGTAGTGGAACTCATCGCCAACTCCCTGGATGCGGGAGCCACGACCATCTCGGTGGATTTTGACCCCACCACCCGTGTGCTGGTGGTGGCGGACGACGGCGCGGGGATGACGGCTGAGCAGTTCGACAGGTATCATGATTTCGCCGCAGGGCTTAAGGATCGGGGTAGCGGGATTGGTTTTGCTGGCCTGGGCGCGAAGATCAGCTTCAACGTGGCAGACCGGGTCATAACGGAGACCAGAAGCTCCTCGTTCTCCGGAGCATCGGACTGGCACTTCGCAGCCGGCGGGCGCCTGGTTTGGGAGGAGGTCGAGCCTACCCGCCTGGTGGGCCAGGGGACGCGGGTCGAAGTTCACTTCCGAGGTGATGACTCTATCCCGTACGGTGGAAGAGACGACCTCGTGAGACTGGTCCGCCGCCACTATCTCCCGTTGCACGACAGCGACTTCCTTCGTCTCTACGATCTGCTGGGCAAGTATTCAGCGGAACTCCGCTTTTGCGTCGATGGAAGGACCGTTGAGCCGACGGACCTTGCTGTGGACCTTGAGCTTAGCCATGTTAAGAGATTCTTACTCGAGACGGGCGGCAAGGCGTACGGATACGGTATGTTCGGTTTGGCAGCCTCTGATTACCCGGTTGACCCGGATATGTGCGGCGTCTTCATCTGCACCCACGGCAAGGTGGTCAAGGCCGAGCTCTTCAACCAGCTTCCCGGGGACCTGGGCCCCCGGATTTTCGGGTTGGTGGAGATTCCGGAGCTCATACACTTCCTGACCACCAGCAAGACTGATTTCAACCGGAAGAGCAATCCACGCCGATTCGAGCTAGTGTACGGACCCGTAAGGGACGCATTCAAGGGGTGGCTGAGGGAAATTGGCATCCGGCCGCCTGAACTGATCGATGCTGAGGAGGCCAGGAGACTGCAGCGCGAGCTGGCCAAAGTGCTGGAAGAGGTGCCCGAGTTGCAGGAGTTCCTTGGATTCCGCAGCAAGAGACCGGTCCTCCAAGCCGGAGGCGAGATAGCATGTGCGCGCGACCAGGAAGGGGTGCAAACCACGTTCCGCGTGGAGGGCGATGGAGGCGGCACGGCTGAGGGGCCGCAAGACCTAGGGAGCGAGCCCGGGCAACCCTTGGTGCCAAGTAACCAAGGGGCTGAAAGGGCCAAACCAATTAGCAGGGTGGCCAGGGCCGGGCCGAAGGTTGGCTTCGTTGAGGCCCCAGAGCGTATTGAGCTGGGCTGGGTCGAGGGGAACAGCGTGATCATCAACACAGGGCACCCGTCGTACGCTAAGGTGCGATCTAACCCCGTTGCCAGAATCACCCATAGCCTGTTTGCGATTGCCACTGCGGTTCAGAGGTTTCTGGGAAGCGGGGTCGATCCCCCGGATCTCCTCTTTGTAGATCGCCTGATGAACGCTTGGGGGAGGAAGTAA
- a CDS encoding DEAD/DEAH box helicase, which translates to MSPPKALELVTRLRRMPHVRNIEAQADARYLLFTVGEDPANFPRFLADLDDQATMAAYSYLNAGCALAENGLRSEAAGPLLHGAVLLEQVNAPKENRAPGCTVHLLISAMAFYAAGHYSRAFVVMRSLEPGAAVARLIARFLGKRYGELLQEINEVLLGEDYSDRVVANDAERTEEDTSGLGADGRVMTVLVGRALSLALEFIYSGDSLWIRHAEEVLEDAMGLATAGFSPMWWWVARLLRLALSDLHTASPWTVLPSYFAGRASAQLRDYVRILAYQRIPGSELWRSQREALPRVLDLETPGAVVSLPTSAGKTRVAETAILQCLVSNPAGKVLYVAPFRSLAFEVERSLTATIGALGYTVSHLYGGGRASNIDRALADEAHVIVATPEKTKALLRAVSDLWSSIRLAVVDEGHLLGASPDQPRGGRVYGESPRLERRLVRNEIFLEQLRAMCKKTGARILLLSAVLPNVEEMAVWIGGQADAVARSGWRPSDQRVGYLQWTGQVVRLQWLGQTQSFNPNFIVARPVRQGRMPRPFPRDKTEAVAAAAIRLSEAGTVLIFTGSARSIGRYAKALVTALGDAPSEHSWPQSEWELFVASCRECYPREPVELTAARYGILCHSGKLPDQVRAAMEHLMRARAPRVIVATTTLAQGVNIGVSTVIVANPWIEGTPLRVRDFWNVAGRAGRAFVDAEGRILVTIDLTRDQKRVKRDLEMAKRYFDRANSEPVMSGILAMFLELHDLAVRAGVDFELLLGMVAENDFGPLGHDAVKAREYCDLLDDVLLALHCELEEIHGSDPFVWIDDVFRNSLAAVCARRSDSPLEPEDVVSFLKHRARAVAKFAGDRKKWPLIVASGLPLSAAVALDQAVPDLKRALTELVSSSGELNDLDRFVSFVEGIIRSFPGDEFSATPGEEILRSIRQLWLSGRPLREILPLNNRALEICRDHYGYRVPWVMNAAARYLAAEGSSEAEVCDRVALMVEIGVPTEIAAKVFMCGIRSRTAAVELSAYIPEEVARLSLSRIAEYMGSQDFVDSVQGRASPDAMLWLQNLVRSMQKPRSVPQIPEFRIRADPFPCSTIHVRKREGRVFLCSPDYRQTLVIGAPPDSPWHELANDLRVALERRDSGAWRLDIRDPRVRP; encoded by the coding sequence ATGAGCCCACCGAAGGCGCTTGAACTAGTCACACGCCTGCGAAGGATGCCCCATGTCCGAAACATAGAGGCACAGGCAGATGCGAGGTATCTACTGTTCACGGTGGGAGAGGATCCCGCGAACTTTCCGCGATTCCTAGCCGACTTGGACGACCAGGCAACGATGGCCGCATACTCGTACCTCAACGCAGGGTGTGCTCTTGCGGAGAATGGATTGAGATCCGAAGCCGCAGGTCCGCTGTTACACGGTGCAGTGCTCCTGGAGCAGGTTAACGCCCCGAAGGAGAATCGGGCTCCAGGTTGTACGGTCCACCTTCTAATTAGCGCTATGGCCTTCTATGCGGCAGGCCACTATTCACGGGCCTTCGTGGTAATGCGGTCGTTGGAGCCTGGTGCTGCGGTGGCACGTCTTATCGCCCGATTCCTGGGGAAGCGGTACGGGGAGCTGTTGCAGGAGATCAACGAAGTGCTGCTCGGAGAGGATTACAGTGACCGCGTCGTGGCCAACGATGCTGAACGCACGGAAGAAGACACATCGGGCCTGGGGGCCGATGGCCGGGTTATGACGGTTCTTGTTGGACGTGCTCTGAGTCTCGCGCTGGAGTTCATTTACTCGGGCGATAGTCTATGGATTCGGCATGCCGAAGAAGTTCTGGAAGACGCAATGGGCTTGGCTACGGCTGGGTTCAGTCCGATGTGGTGGTGGGTCGCCAGGCTACTGCGCCTGGCGCTATCTGACCTCCACACAGCTTCGCCCTGGACCGTTCTTCCCTCCTACTTCGCAGGTCGTGCTTCTGCGCAGCTCCGGGATTACGTTCGGATTCTGGCGTATCAGCGGATTCCTGGAAGCGAGTTGTGGAGGTCTCAACGGGAAGCACTACCTCGAGTTCTTGACCTGGAGACCCCCGGTGCTGTGGTGAGTCTGCCCACCAGCGCTGGTAAGACCCGGGTAGCCGAAACCGCAATACTACAGTGCCTTGTAAGCAACCCCGCAGGGAAGGTTCTATACGTGGCTCCCTTCCGGTCACTGGCGTTTGAGGTGGAGCGTTCCCTGACTGCCACCATTGGGGCACTAGGGTACACGGTGTCGCACCTTTATGGTGGCGGCAGGGCAAGCAATATCGACAGGGCTCTGGCAGATGAGGCGCACGTCATCGTGGCTACCCCCGAGAAGACAAAGGCCCTTCTCCGTGCGGTCTCGGACCTCTGGAGCTCTATAAGACTGGCAGTTGTAGACGAAGGGCACCTACTTGGGGCCAGCCCCGACCAGCCCCGAGGTGGGCGCGTCTATGGAGAGTCGCCTCGACTTGAGCGCCGGCTCGTGCGGAACGAGATCTTTCTCGAACAGCTTCGGGCCATGTGCAAGAAGACCGGCGCTAGGATCTTACTGCTTTCAGCAGTTCTTCCAAACGTCGAAGAGATGGCAGTCTGGATCGGCGGGCAAGCCGACGCCGTCGCAAGGTCCGGCTGGCGCCCGTCCGATCAGCGTGTTGGTTACCTGCAGTGGACCGGTCAGGTCGTGCGCCTTCAGTGGTTAGGGCAGACCCAGTCGTTCAATCCCAACTTCATTGTTGCCCGACCGGTGAGGCAAGGGAGAATGCCGAGGCCGTTTCCACGAGACAAGACTGAGGCAGTCGCAGCCGCAGCGATCCGCTTGAGTGAGGCGGGGACTGTTCTTATCTTTACTGGAAGCGCCAGGTCGATAGGACGTTATGCAAAAGCCCTGGTGACAGCCCTCGGTGACGCTCCCTCGGAGCACAGTTGGCCGCAATCAGAGTGGGAACTCTTTGTCGCCTCCTGCCGGGAATGCTACCCGCGTGAACCTGTAGAGTTAACTGCTGCCCGGTATGGTATTCTCTGTCACAGTGGCAAGCTCCCGGACCAAGTTCGTGCTGCCATGGAGCATCTAATGCGTGCCCGCGCTCCGCGCGTAATCGTGGCGACCACCACTCTTGCTCAAGGTGTGAATATCGGCGTGTCTACTGTGATCGTGGCTAATCCGTGGATAGAGGGTACGCCCCTTCGCGTCCGTGACTTCTGGAATGTCGCCGGGCGAGCGGGACGGGCCTTCGTGGACGCTGAGGGTAGGATCTTGGTTACAATCGACCTCACCAGAGATCAGAAGCGGGTTAAGCGGGACTTGGAGATGGCCAAACGCTATTTCGACCGGGCGAACTCTGAGCCAGTGATGAGTGGCATTCTTGCGATGTTTCTCGAGCTCCACGATTTGGCAGTGCGAGCTGGCGTTGATTTCGAATTGCTGCTGGGCATGGTGGCCGAGAACGATTTCGGCCCGCTTGGGCACGACGCCGTTAAGGCTCGAGAGTACTGCGATCTCCTTGATGACGTACTTCTTGCTCTTCATTGCGAACTGGAGGAAATCCACGGCTCAGATCCCTTTGTGTGGATCGACGACGTGTTTCGTAATTCCTTGGCTGCCGTTTGTGCGAGGCGATCGGACTCCCCGCTCGAGCCAGAAGACGTGGTGTCGTTTCTGAAGCATCGCGCTCGCGCAGTCGCGAAGTTCGCTGGGGATCGAAAGAAGTGGCCATTGATTGTTGCCTCCGGCCTTCCGCTCAGTGCGGCGGTGGCGCTGGATCAAGCGGTTCCTGATTTGAAGCGGGCCCTGACAGAGCTGGTTAGTTCCAGCGGCGAACTCAATGATCTCGACCGGTTCGTATCCTTTGTTGAGGGAATAATCCGCTCGTTTCCCGGCGACGAGTTCAGCGCGACGCCCGGAGAGGAGATCCTGCGCAGCATTCGACAGCTGTGGTTATCCGGTAGACCGCTGCGAGAGATCCTCCCTCTCAATAATCGCGCCCTCGAGATATGCAGAGATCACTATGGCTACAGGGTTCCGTGGGTGATGAACGCTGCAGCTCGCTATCTGGCTGCTGAGGGCTCGAGCGAAGCCGAAGTGTGCGACCGCGTCGCGCTGATGGTTGAGATCGGGGTGCCCACTGAAATCGCAGCCAAGGTCTTCATGTGTGGTATACGCTCGCGGACTGCGGCAGTAGAATTATCAGCGTACATCCCCGAGGAAGTGGCGCGGTTATCCCTGTCCAGAATCGCTGAATACATGGGCAGCCAGGATTTCGTCGACTCGGTGCAGGGAAGAGCTTCACCGGACGCGATGCTATGGCTGCAGAACTTGGTCCGTTCGATGCAGAAACCGCGCTCGGTGCCGCAGATCCCGGAGTTCAGGATACGGGCTGATCCGTTCCCATGTTCTACAATCCATGTTCGTAAAAGGGAAGGCCGAGTTTTCCTATGTAGCCCTGATTACCGACAGACGCTGGTGATCGGAGCGCCACCGGATTCCCCCTGGCATGAGCTGGCAAACGATCTTCGTGTTGCCCTTGAACGCAGGGATTCCGGCGCATGGAGGTTGGACATCCGGGATCCGCGGGTTCGGCCATAG